The following are encoded together in the Planctobacterium marinum genome:
- a CDS encoding acetolactate synthase large subunit: MKASDLFVKALEAEGVEYIFGIPGEENLDLLESLRGSSIKLILTRHEQGAGFMAATYGRLTGKVGVCLSTLGPGATNLVTPAAYAQLGAMPMMVITGQKPIKTSKQGRFQVIDVVDMMRPITKYTTQVVSGDRIPSVVREAYRLASEERPGAVHIELPEDIAAEITLMPLINGSVSRRPIAEYKAINRAVEMIEAAKSPVLLIGAGANRKLTSKMLTEFVEKTGIPYITTQMGKGVLDEHGELFLGNTALSDGDFVHRAINAADLIINVGHDVVEKPPFFMKPGGSKVIHVNFASAAVDPVYFPQLEVTGDIANSIWQIKEQISRQDSWDFEFFHKVHDAYVQHRSESENDDRFPILPERFVRDVREAMPKNGIVTLDNGVYKIWFARNYPAAFPNTLLLDNALATMGAGLPSAMAAKMVHPDRPVITVCGDGGFMMNSQELETAVRLNLHIVVLILRDDAYGMIKWKQANMEFENFGLDYGNPDFVKYVESYGGKGWRVESAAELLPQLKQCLAEPAVHLIDVPVDYSLNDETLNKTIKELSSKI; this comes from the coding sequence ATGAAAGCATCAGACTTGTTTGTTAAAGCCCTCGAAGCCGAAGGGGTGGAGTATATTTTTGGTATTCCCGGTGAAGAAAACCTGGACTTATTGGAGTCGTTGCGTGGCTCTTCCATCAAGTTAATCCTCACCCGACATGAGCAAGGGGCCGGATTCATGGCCGCTACCTATGGACGCTTAACCGGGAAAGTTGGGGTTTGTTTATCTACCTTAGGCCCCGGTGCCACTAACCTGGTAACCCCAGCTGCTTACGCTCAATTAGGTGCTATGCCTATGATGGTGATCACCGGACAAAAGCCTATTAAAACCAGTAAACAAGGGCGCTTTCAGGTAATAGACGTGGTGGACATGATGCGTCCTATCACCAAATATACCACCCAGGTGGTCAGCGGCGACCGTATTCCGTCAGTGGTGCGCGAAGCTTATCGATTGGCCAGTGAAGAGCGTCCGGGGGCTGTGCATATTGAATTACCCGAGGATATCGCTGCAGAAATTACCCTGATGCCTTTGATTAATGGCAGCGTTTCTCGACGCCCTATTGCCGAATACAAAGCGATTAATCGTGCGGTGGAGATGATTGAGGCGGCAAAATCACCGGTGCTACTTATTGGCGCGGGTGCCAATCGCAAGCTCACCAGTAAGATGTTAACCGAATTTGTTGAGAAAACCGGTATTCCTTACATTACCACCCAGATGGGTAAAGGCGTATTGGATGAACACGGTGAACTGTTCTTAGGTAATACTGCACTCTCAGACGGTGATTTTGTGCACCGCGCCATCAATGCCGCGGACCTGATCATCAACGTCGGTCACGATGTAGTTGAAAAACCACCTTTCTTTATGAAGCCCGGTGGCAGCAAAGTGATTCATGTTAATTTTGCCAGTGCCGCCGTTGATCCTGTGTACTTCCCACAATTGGAGGTTACCGGCGACATTGCCAACAGTATCTGGCAAATCAAAGAGCAGATAAGTCGTCAGGATTCCTGGGATTTTGAATTCTTCCATAAGGTGCATGACGCTTATGTGCAGCACCGCAGTGAATCAGAAAATGACGACCGCTTCCCCATTTTACCTGAGCGTTTTGTGCGAGATGTGCGTGAGGCCATGCCTAAAAACGGCATTGTCACCTTAGATAACGGCGTTTATAAAATCTGGTTTGCCCGCAATTATCCGGCGGCCTTCCCCAATACGCTATTACTGGATAACGCGTTGGCAACTATGGGGGCGGGCCTGCCTTCTGCCATGGCGGCCAAGATGGTGCACCCGGATCGCCCGGTGATTACGGTATGCGGTGATGGCGGATTTATGATGAACTCCCAGGAGCTGGAAACCGCAGTGCGTTTGAATCTGCATATCGTAGTATTGATTCTGCGGGACGACGCCTACGGCATGATCAAATGGAAACAGGCCAATATGGAGTTTGAGAACTTTGGCTTGGACTACGGCAATCCCGATTTCGTTAAATATGTGGAAAGCTATGGCGGTAAAGGCTGGCGTGTGGAATCGGCGGCAGAGTTATTGCCCCAGTTAAAACAATGCCTGGCGGAACCTGCAGTGCATTTGATTGATGTGCCGGTGGACTATAGCTTGAATGACGAAACATTGAATAAAACCATCAAAGAATTGAGCAGCAAAATTTAA
- a CDS encoding beta-propeller domain-containing protein, whose amino-acid sequence MIKRALSLSCAIALLTACGGSDTATTPITPPEPPAPQLPEINGAQAISGSLVLSGPGEFERYLKNGIYSRSAGTDRDGGIPAAPTLEFNDAASSSNFSQTNTAEEGVDETDRVEYDGNILYIATQPVWNGVEMPAASVRVMQRNDDFSLTEVNDIAVESENSNINGMYLYEDRLSVVSSGFPFMTLMDIASTSFFAPDGGWSNSVDLNLYDTSSPTETNEVAAISVDGWLVASRRIDNHIYLVTSYNPYVELPHPYPEDDAQRLANYEFLQTVSMADLMPDIRINELAQELSQPEECLIPEEATEADGYANLLHVTRINIEQPEQFESICMSTYADISYMSTNSLYLAAHVQEGMSLHKFDVASQFAYAASGEVDGGLWGRDGTPQLRMSESDNFLRIVTSQWTDNGPEHKLSVLQQSDSALQLVAQLPNDEQPEAIGKPNEDIFAVRFIQDRAYIVTFERVDPLYVIDLADNTAPFVAGALEIPGFSSYLHPLENGYLLGVGQEVEEVDLPGTGDTPQTLPVTTGVKVSLFDASDASNPIELANVSFDDTYTPVEYDYRALSVLKTGQQYQFALPLESWLETEVTDENAEEGTTTTLWQPHNSLLMLDVNATAGAAQMQVVNRMEVENDPESYAWSADDRSVIHGDNVFFVHGNQVWHSLWQADSEVNGPY is encoded by the coding sequence ATGATCAAACGTGCTTTATCTCTCTCATGTGCCATCGCACTGTTAACCGCTTGCGGTGGTTCAGACACTGCCACCACTCCCATTACACCGCCTGAGCCACCAGCGCCACAATTACCCGAAATCAATGGCGCGCAAGCCATTTCAGGTAGTTTGGTATTATCCGGGCCTGGCGAATTTGAACGTTATCTCAAGAATGGTATTTATAGTCGCTCAGCGGGTACTGACCGAGATGGTGGTATTCCAGCCGCACCCACTCTGGAGTTCAACGATGCAGCTAGTAGCAGTAATTTTTCTCAAACCAACACGGCAGAAGAAGGAGTAGATGAAACGGATCGCGTCGAGTACGACGGCAATATTTTGTACATCGCCACACAACCCGTCTGGAATGGCGTGGAAATGCCAGCCGCTAGCGTTCGGGTGATGCAACGCAACGATGATTTTAGCTTAACTGAAGTGAATGATATTGCTGTTGAGTCAGAAAATAGCAATATCAATGGCATGTACTTATATGAAGACCGATTGTCTGTGGTGTCTAGTGGTTTTCCATTCATGACTCTGATGGACATAGCCAGTACTAGCTTTTTTGCGCCTGACGGTGGCTGGAGCAACTCAGTTGACCTAAATCTGTATGATACCAGCTCACCGACTGAGACTAACGAAGTCGCTGCTATTTCAGTGGATGGTTGGCTGGTAGCCAGTCGTCGAATCGATAACCATATTTATCTGGTGACTTCCTACAACCCTTATGTAGAGCTACCACATCCTTATCCAGAAGATGACGCTCAGCGCCTCGCAAATTACGAGTTTTTGCAAACTGTTTCTATGGCGGATTTAATGCCTGACATTCGGATCAATGAGCTCGCTCAAGAACTAAGCCAGCCGGAAGAATGTCTTATTCCGGAAGAGGCCACCGAGGCTGATGGCTATGCCAATCTGTTACATGTGACGCGTATTAACATTGAACAACCGGAACAGTTTGAATCTATTTGCATGAGCACCTACGCAGATATCAGTTACATGTCCACCAATAGTTTGTATCTTGCGGCACATGTGCAAGAGGGAATGTCGCTACATAAATTTGACGTTGCATCTCAGTTTGCTTATGCCGCCTCGGGCGAAGTTGACGGCGGTTTATGGGGAAGGGACGGTACCCCACAATTGCGTATGAGTGAAAGTGATAACTTTTTGCGAATCGTCACCAGCCAGTGGACTGATAATGGCCCCGAGCACAAGCTCAGCGTATTGCAACAAAGCGACAGTGCATTACAGCTGGTAGCGCAACTGCCAAACGATGAACAGCCGGAAGCGATTGGTAAACCCAACGAGGATATTTTTGCTGTGCGATTCATACAGGATCGCGCTTACATAGTCACCTTCGAACGAGTTGATCCGCTTTACGTCATCGACTTAGCCGACAATACCGCACCTTTTGTGGCAGGCGCGTTGGAGATACCCGGATTCTCATCCTATCTACATCCGTTGGAGAATGGCTATTTGCTAGGAGTGGGGCAAGAGGTGGAAGAAGTGGATTTACCCGGCACTGGTGATACACCGCAGACGCTGCCTGTTACGACGGGTGTAAAAGTTAGTTTGTTTGACGCATCCGATGCCAGTAATCCCATTGAGCTTGCCAATGTTTCTTTCGATGACACCTACACGCCAGTGGAATATGACTACCGTGCATTATCGGTATTAAAAACTGGGCAGCAGTATCAATTTGCCTTACCTTTGGAGAGTTGGCTGGAAACTGAAGTTACTGATGAAAATGCCGAAGAGGGAACCACAACTACGCTTTGGCAACCTCACAATAGTTTATTGATGTTGGATGTAAACGCCACCGCCGGTGCAGCCCAAATGCAGGTGGTTAATCGTATGGAAGTGGAAAATGACCCGGAAAGCTATGCCTGGAGTGCCGATGACCGCAGCGTGATCCACGGCGACAATGTTTTCTTTGTGCATGGTAATCAGGTTTGGCATAGCCTCTGGCAAGCTGATTCAGAGGTCAATGGACCTTACTAA
- a CDS encoding MipA/OmpV family protein has translation MASYCLEKGQLEIAVGLGAGVRTNPLYQTDNTPLVVIPDIAWYGENWYLDNTEIGYQWIQQETFAAEGFVTLNGEYGYFRSSHFSNFVLDGSSISSGFESGTAPGLAPNDEDDNQQDIFLNIQVSPENVAKRKLGIDAGIRLHWYQGDNEWTLSAAHDINDVYQGGSLSANYRRFMELGEWRVIANLRATWKSAALLDYYYGIDARDTFDATLHYTAGSAWFTQVGLSANRKITENWRWLLHISYNHLPSAMSDSPLVDKNYTITTFAGVTYRF, from the coding sequence ATGGCATCTTATTGTCTCGAAAAAGGCCAATTAGAGATTGCCGTCGGTTTAGGTGCCGGGGTGCGCACCAATCCCCTCTATCAAACCGACAATACCCCGCTGGTGGTGATCCCCGACATCGCCTGGTACGGCGAAAACTGGTACCTGGACAATACAGAAATAGGCTACCAATGGATTCAGCAAGAAACGTTTGCAGCAGAAGGCTTTGTTACCCTGAACGGCGAATATGGATATTTCAGAAGCAGTCACTTTAGCAACTTTGTCTTAGATGGCAGCAGCATCTCAAGCGGTTTTGAAAGTGGTACGGCTCCGGGCCTTGCTCCGAATGACGAAGATGACAATCAACAAGATATTTTCCTCAACATACAGGTTTCTCCTGAAAACGTGGCAAAACGCAAACTCGGCATAGACGCCGGCATTCGATTACATTGGTACCAGGGTGACAATGAATGGACCTTAAGTGCTGCCCACGACATTAATGACGTTTATCAAGGTGGGTCACTCAGTGCTAACTATCGACGCTTTATGGAACTGGGGGAATGGCGCGTTATTGCCAACCTGCGTGCCACCTGGAAAAGCGCAGCGCTGTTAGATTATTATTATGGCATCGATGCTCGCGATACCTTCGATGCCACACTGCACTACACAGCAGGTTCTGCCTGGTTCACACAGGTGGGCTTATCAGCCAACCGAAAAATAACGGAGAACTGGCGCTGGTTATTACATATCAGTTATAACCATTTACCTTCCGCTATGTCGGATAGCCCGCTGGTAGATAAAAATTACACGATAACAACATTTGCAGGGGTTACTTATAGGTTCTAG
- a CDS encoding DUF3019 domain-containing protein translates to MPATASPEEWQIAPSTCFTDKPGGLCRLSLNINLPRDLINTRQEVCFVLGDTLLRCIRSDLGQIEFTLELTQSTELQILVDGQLSARKILQVQSLTPSSKRRRVRNPWSFF, encoded by the coding sequence TTGCCAGCTACCGCCTCACCAGAAGAGTGGCAAATCGCTCCCTCGACTTGTTTTACTGACAAGCCGGGCGGGCTTTGTCGTCTCTCATTAAACATCAATTTGCCAAGGGACCTGATTAACACGCGACAAGAAGTATGTTTTGTACTAGGTGATACTCTGCTTAGATGTATACGCAGTGATTTGGGTCAGATTGAGTTCACCCTTGAACTAACCCAAAGCACCGAATTGCAAATACTGGTTGATGGTCAACTCAGCGCGCGTAAAATCCTGCAAGTGCAGAGTCTGACCCCTTCATCAAAACGGCGCCGAGTGCGCAACCCCTGGAGTTTTTTCTGA
- a CDS encoding response regulator: protein MHKAILVEDDEKLRKLTQEFLNANDIQTLALEDGSDLEKQIALFEPELLILDIMLPGKDGLTLCREIRSQFTGPILFMSAKGDNVDQVIGLELGADDYIVKPVEPRLLLARVHALLRRVNPIQTSSKESNEDLLRFGQLTIDKKSRQTSLKGETVQLTSHEFDMLWLLAKNASKVVDRDTLYTEIIGREYDGVDRSADVRISRLRKKLHDDAKAPFRIKTIWGKGFFFVSDAWD, encoded by the coding sequence ATGCATAAAGCCATTCTTGTGGAAGATGATGAGAAGTTACGCAAACTAACTCAAGAGTTTCTGAACGCCAATGATATTCAAACTTTAGCGTTAGAAGACGGCTCAGATTTAGAAAAACAGATCGCCTTGTTTGAGCCAGAATTACTCATTCTCGACATCATGCTACCAGGTAAAGACGGTTTAACCCTGTGTCGCGAGATTCGCAGCCAATTTACGGGACCGATCCTGTTCATGAGCGCCAAAGGCGACAACGTTGATCAGGTCATAGGCTTGGAACTGGGAGCTGATGATTATATTGTTAAGCCGGTTGAACCCCGATTATTACTGGCAAGAGTTCATGCGCTATTAAGACGAGTAAATCCGATACAAACCAGTAGCAAAGAGAGCAATGAAGACCTGCTGCGCTTTGGACAGCTGACAATCGATAAGAAATCCAGACAAACCAGCCTCAAGGGAGAGACAGTGCAACTCACCAGTCACGAGTTTGATATGCTGTGGCTGTTGGCAAAAAACGCTTCTAAGGTAGTGGATAGAGACACCCTCTACACGGAAATTATTGGCCGCGAATACGATGGCGTAGACCGCTCTGCCGATGTGCGCATTTCTCGCCTGAGAAAAAAGTTACACGACGATGCCAAGGCGCCTTTCCGTATCAAAACCATCTGGGGCAAAGGCTTCTTTTTTGTCTCTGATGCCTGGGATTAG
- a CDS encoding ATP-binding protein — protein sequence MLRIFISFYLFIVLALVGLTSLLDTLMLENTSENKQIESLAQSLRFVQQDTDIAELNDSAHLSAQKIPSSSLALAPSQEIQFQQQGYIISYETDDTPNIYTQLPDGHYLQVKMAENDRPIGVIFWYRIAFFTLLALLVALWTWPLWRDIKKLEKAARSVQTDGSIESVNLSPSSNLNVISQALDNLSQQVRNLLNNQRELTSAVAHEFRTPLARLKFSMATLPDSTLQTDMQEDLNELDRLTQEMLEFSQSEHHTPELSVAEIPVKEMTQALIAGLPKQHTEKISINNLCQEHTLIADGHFVERALLNLINNALKYAEQRIQVSSEVTQSGLLLVVEDDGPGIPQDLRSKIFDAFYRPDQSRTRDKGGAGLGLATVKKIQQWHGGVVWVGDSELGGARFVLSYPYQG from the coding sequence GTGTTACGCATATTCATCAGTTTCTATCTATTTATCGTACTAGCACTGGTTGGCCTTACATCACTGTTAGATACGCTGATGTTGGAAAATACCAGCGAAAACAAGCAAATCGAGTCCCTCGCCCAGAGCTTGCGCTTTGTACAACAAGATACTGATATCGCCGAACTGAACGACAGTGCTCACCTCTCTGCTCAGAAGATACCAAGTTCGTCTTTGGCATTGGCCCCTTCACAGGAAATTCAATTCCAACAGCAAGGGTATATTATTTCATACGAAACTGACGATACCCCGAATATCTATACGCAATTGCCAGATGGTCATTATTTACAGGTAAAGATGGCAGAAAACGATCGCCCCATCGGCGTCATTTTCTGGTATCGCATTGCCTTTTTTACGCTCCTGGCATTGCTTGTAGCACTGTGGACCTGGCCTTTGTGGCGAGATATCAAGAAACTGGAAAAAGCGGCTCGCTCAGTACAAACCGATGGCAGTATTGAATCGGTGAATTTAAGCCCATCCTCTAACCTCAATGTTATCTCCCAAGCGTTAGATAATCTCAGTCAGCAAGTGCGAAACCTGTTAAACAATCAACGGGAACTTACCAGTGCGGTTGCCCATGAATTCCGCACCCCTCTGGCGCGCCTCAAATTCTCAATGGCCACACTACCGGATTCCACATTGCAAACAGACATGCAAGAAGATCTCAATGAACTGGATCGATTAACCCAGGAAATGTTGGAGTTTTCCCAATCGGAACATCATACACCGGAGCTTTCAGTCGCCGAGATCCCGGTAAAGGAGATGACACAGGCCCTCATCGCCGGACTACCTAAACAACACACCGAAAAAATTAGCATCAACAACCTTTGCCAGGAACACACCTTAATAGCCGACGGCCACTTTGTGGAAAGAGCCTTGCTCAACCTGATAAACAACGCCCTAAAGTACGCTGAACAACGCATTCAAGTCAGCAGTGAAGTCACCCAAAGCGGTCTATTGTTAGTGGTGGAAGATGATGGACCGGGGATTCCACAAGATTTAAGAAGTAAGATATTTGATGCCTTCTACCGTCCCGATCAAAGCCGTACCCGGGATAAGGGTGGTGCGGGCCTTGGCTTGGCTACGGTGAAAAAGATCCAGCAATGGCACGGTGGTGTTGTTTGGGTGGGAGACAGTGAGCTGGGGGGAGCGCGTTTTGTGCTCAGTTACCCCTATCAGGGTTAA
- the ccoG gene encoding cytochrome c oxidase accessory protein CcoG, translated as MQQQIPIKDITPIKIHKPDADKRGDHYTPRSHVYVRQVKGALETFRRFFGGFFILLFAGLPWLQFGGHQAILFDLEAQRFHVFGMTLWPQDLTLLAWIFIIAAFALFVVTTFAGRVWCGFMCPQTTWTYMYIWFEHKIEGPRNKRIKLDERAMDFDKFWRKTLKHLCWLMVALLTSLTFVGYFVPIDALFADFFTLETGFWVTFWVLFFTFCTYGNAGWMREIMCTHICPYARFQSAMFDADTFTVAYDATRGEKRGPRGRKMTQEKLQEKGLGDCIDCNLCVQVCPTGIDIRNGLQYECINCGACVDACNGVMEKMGYKKNLISFTSEHRLQGKYTKILRPKLVGYVVVLTVMVALLALEIFTRVPLEVDIIRDRNALYRETYDGLIENVYTLKILNKSQQDFSYTVAIEGLPEHKFIGESEFTVRGSEIFTLPISVAIDPYLLEDRVTDIRIKVVAQENPEIKVSEPSKFLYR; from the coding sequence GTGCAACAGCAAATCCCTATCAAAGACATCACACCAATTAAAATTCACAAACCCGATGCCGACAAGCGTGGAGATCATTATACCCCTCGCAGTCATGTCTACGTGCGTCAGGTAAAGGGGGCGTTGGAAACCTTCAGGCGCTTTTTTGGTGGTTTTTTTATTTTGCTTTTCGCGGGTTTGCCGTGGCTGCAGTTCGGTGGTCATCAGGCCATCCTGTTTGACCTCGAAGCACAACGCTTTCACGTATTTGGTATGACCTTGTGGCCTCAGGATCTCACCTTGCTGGCCTGGATCTTTATTATCGCCGCGTTTGCGCTATTTGTTGTCACTACCTTTGCCGGTCGTGTTTGGTGTGGGTTCATGTGTCCACAAACCACCTGGACCTATATGTACATCTGGTTCGAACACAAAATTGAAGGCCCTCGTAATAAACGTATTAAGCTCGATGAACGGGCGATGGACTTTGACAAATTTTGGCGAAAAACCCTGAAACACCTGTGCTGGTTGATGGTGGCGTTGCTTACATCCCTTACCTTTGTGGGTTACTTTGTGCCAATCGATGCGCTGTTTGCCGATTTCTTTACCTTAGAAACGGGCTTTTGGGTGACCTTTTGGGTGCTGTTTTTTACTTTCTGTACTTATGGTAACGCAGGCTGGATGCGGGAAATTATGTGCACCCATATTTGTCCTTATGCGCGTTTTCAATCGGCCATGTTTGACGCTGATACCTTTACCGTAGCTTACGATGCAACGCGAGGTGAAAAGCGCGGCCCTCGCGGTCGTAAAATGACCCAGGAAAAACTACAAGAAAAAGGTCTGGGTGATTGTATTGATTGCAATCTCTGTGTTCAGGTTTGTCCTACAGGTATCGATATCCGCAATGGTCTGCAATATGAATGTATCAATTGCGGAGCCTGCGTCGATGCTTGTAATGGTGTAATGGAAAAGATGGGCTATAAAAAGAATCTCATCAGCTTTACCAGCGAGCATCGTCTGCAAGGCAAGTACACCAAAATTCTGCGTCCTAAGCTCGTTGGATACGTGGTGGTATTAACCGTTATGGTGGCCTTGTTAGCGCTTGAGATCTTCACTCGTGTCCCTCTGGAAGTCGATATCATCAGAGATAGAAACGCCCTTTACCGGGAAACTTATGACGGTTTAATTGAGAATGTCTACACCTTAAAGATTCTCAATAAGTCGCAGCAGGATTTCAGTTATACTGTGGCCATCGAGGGTTTACCAGAACACAAATTCATCGGCGAGAGTGAGTTTACTGTCAGGGGCAGCGAAATATTCACCTTACCCATCAGTGTCGCGATTGACCCGTACCTGCTGGAAGACAGAGTTACGGATATTCGCATTAAAGTGGTCGCTCAGGAAAACCCTGAGATTAAAGTGAGTGAGCCCAGTAAATTCCTGTACCGATAA
- a CDS encoding serine/threonine protein kinase, with amino-acid sequence MSQFNFSGLTPDLILDAVETTGIYPVSGLLALNSYENRVYQFLAEDNLRYVVKFYRPQRWSDAQIQEEHDFTHELLEHEVPVCAPIKFEGNSLLSHQEFRFAVFPSVGGRQFEVDNLDQLEWMGRFIGRIHQVAAGKAFKHRPALDIHSHLLEPKQQLSASELIPESLHKAFFTILDVLQDKVTECYFDATNIRLHGDCHPGNILWRDGPTFVDMDDCRSGPAIQDLWMMLSGDRQNQLLQLDTLVCAYEEFAEFDTAQLKLIEPLRAMRLVHYMAWLDKRWRDPAFPQAFPWFGSEKYWEQQILTLKEQVAALDEPALKLNP; translated from the coding sequence GTGTCACAATTTAATTTTTCTGGTTTAACACCGGATCTGATTCTGGATGCCGTTGAAACCACCGGCATCTACCCGGTTTCCGGATTACTGGCATTAAACAGCTACGAAAATCGAGTTTATCAATTTTTGGCCGAAGACAATCTTCGCTATGTGGTGAAATTTTATCGTCCGCAGCGTTGGAGCGATGCCCAAATTCAGGAGGAACACGACTTCACCCATGAATTGCTGGAGCACGAAGTCCCGGTTTGTGCTCCCATCAAATTCGAAGGAAACAGCCTGTTAAGCCACCAGGAATTTCGCTTTGCGGTATTTCCCTCAGTGGGAGGGCGTCAGTTCGAAGTGGATAATCTCGACCAATTAGAGTGGATGGGGCGCTTTATCGGTCGCATTCATCAAGTGGCTGCAGGCAAAGCATTCAAGCATCGCCCGGCGCTGGATATCCACAGTCACTTGCTGGAACCTAAGCAACAACTCTCAGCCAGTGAACTGATCCCGGAATCTTTGCACAAAGCCTTTTTCACTATTTTGGATGTCTTACAGGACAAAGTAACCGAATGCTACTTCGATGCTACAAACATCCGACTACACGGCGATTGTCACCCCGGCAATATCTTATGGCGAGATGGGCCAACATTTGTAGATATGGATGATTGTCGCAGTGGTCCCGCCATTCAGGATCTGTGGATGATGCTCAGTGGCGACCGACAGAACCAGTTACTGCAATTGGATACGCTGGTGTGCGCCTATGAAGAATTTGCCGAGTTTGATACGGCTCAGTTAAAGCTGATTGAACCACTGCGGGCCATGCGCCTGGTGCACTACATGGCCTGGCTGGATAAACGCTGGCGAGACCCTGCATTCCCACAGGCTTTTCCCTGGTTTGGTAGTGAAAAATACTGGGAACAACAAATACTCACCCTTAAAGAACAAGTGGCGGCATTGGATGAGCCAGCATTAAAGCTCAATCCGTAG